The Branchiostoma lanceolatum isolate klBraLanc5 chromosome 10, klBraLanc5.hap2, whole genome shotgun sequence genome has a window encoding:
- the LOC136443376 gene encoding intraflagellar transport protein 46 homolog — translation MADDSDSDQGTRIHVNQHYDESLEVADAEEVASQYGVTPSPRQPPGPAGRPHRPGPGESATPTRSSTELEGAMSDSDEFETGETPRDPRDMGGQGTAQQQQQQQQQQQQRTDSDDDDDDDSDTSNGDDDDDDDEHAQVEGAYDPADYDHLAVTPEIKDLFQYITRYTPQSIELEHKLKPFIPDFIPAVGDIDAFVKVGRPDSKPSPLGLTVLDEPCAKQSDPTVLDLQLRAISKQTTTKAMQVSSVAQADKNPKAVENWIDSISELHRSKPPPNVHYTKSMPDIEQLMQEWPPEFEDLLNRVGLPTADLDCDLPTYIDLICSILDIPVYKNRLQSLHILFTLYSEFKNSQHFKVLAEQNNMENLPPQAPPEGQGGADRWAPGGE, via the exons ATGGCGGATGACTCTGACTCCGACCAGGGAACCAGGATTCACGTCAACCAACATTACGACGAGTCGCTAGAAGTAGCCGACGCAGAGGAG GTGGCAAGTCAGTACGGTGTGACGCCGAGTCCCCGCCAGCCCCCGGGACCAGCAGGCCGCCCGCACCGCCCCGGCCCAGGGGAGAGTGCCACGCCTACACGCAGCTCTACag AGCTAGAAGGAGCGATGTCAGACAGCGACGAATTTGAGACTGGGGAAACCCCTCGTGACCCTCGTGACATGGGGGGTCAGGGGACagcacagcaacaacaacaacaacaacagcagcagcaacagagAACTGACTCAG acgatgatgatgatgatgactcagACACCTCTAAcggtgatgacgatgatgatgatgatgaacatgccCAGGTGGAGGGCGCGTACGATCCCGCCGACTACGATCATTTGGCCGTTACACCAGAGATCAAGGATCTGTTCCAGTATATCACAAG GTACACCCCCCAGTCTATTGAACTTGAGCACAAACTCAAGCCGTTCATCCCTGACTTCATTCCCGCGGTGGGTGACATCGATGCCTTCGTGAAGGTGGGGCGGCCGGACAGCAAGCCCAGCCCCCTGGGTCTGACAGTTCTGGACGAACCGTGCGCCAAACAGTCAGATCCGACCGTGCTGGACTTACAACTCAGGGCAATCTCTAAACAg aCCACGACCAAAGCTATGCAGGTGAGCAGTGTAGCGCAGGCCGATAAGAACCCCAAGGCAGTCGAGAACTGGATCGACAGTATCAGCGAGCTGCATCGCTCCAAACCCCCGCCCAACGTCCACTACACCAAGAGTATGCCAGACATCGAACAACTCATGCAGGAATGGCCACCAGAGTTTGAGGACCTTTTAAACAGG GTTGGCCTGCCAACAGCTGACCTTGACTGCGACCTTCCCACCTACATCGACCTGATCTGTTCCATCCTGGACATCCCCGTCTACAAGAACAGGCTCCAGTCTCTGCACATCCTCTTCACGCTCTACTCCGAGTTCAAGAACTCTCAGCACTTCAAGGTGCTGGCTGAGCAGAACAACATGGAGAATCTACCCCCCCAGGCCCCCCCTGAGGGGCAGGGGGGTGCAGACCGCTGGGCACCAGGGGGGGAGTAG
- the LOC136443868 gene encoding beta-galactoside alpha-2,6-sialyltransferase 2-like, with protein MTKRKLLLVSAGMCVCIMMYGILGNTLIARVMHATCRIVNDIQHQLQIVRNITPEPLLNDQGVNRSQRSDGAILVGTSEKVLSNRTGIRPSDADTVYNSREEMPCVSNLREELLCALKKNVPFSTITRKQASRDVRNGVLPEESLEKLAHFNSCAVVSSSHALRLHTYGQEIDSHDIVLRFNCAPTDTFEQFVGSRTDIRMINTLVPLRHCQEEFWSRNSTMFKHGILVVGNMDGINFGPRGSLDIRQHIRQAFDNLVKYSRKFPKRAKPFIQRPRFGQDIMAELARFCVTTGLCDRPRLRPSSGILGIVMMLHLCDWVHVYELVPSNKDDSRLMYYFDEKTMWTAHDMHSYSQERVYVRTLSLTSEKDIEDTGVVLLKGFSQTQCD; from the exons ATGACCAAACGGAAACTACTACTCGTTAGTGCTGGGATGTGCGTTTGTATCATGATGTATGGGATACTGGGTAATACTCTGATAGCCAGGGTTATGCATGCGACATGTAGAATCGTCAACGATATACAACATCAACTTCAAATAGTACGAAATATAACTCCCGAGCCGTTACTTAACGACCAAGGAGTCAATAGATCCCAACGAAGCGATGGCGCCATCTTGGTGGGGACATCAGAAAAAGTTCTGTCCAACCGTACAGGAATTCGTCCAAGCGATGCAGACACGGTATACAATTCAAGGGAAGAAATGCCGTGCGTGTCCAATCTAAGAGAAGAACTGCTGTGTGCGCTGAAGAAGAACGTTCCGTTTTCCACCATCACAAGAAAACAGGCGTCCAGAGATGTACGAAATGGAGTCTTGCCGGAGGAGAGTCTGGAGAAGTTGGCGCACTTTAACTCGTGCGCGGTCGTCAGTAGTAGCCACGCCCTGAGGCTTCACACGTACGGTCAGGAGATAG aCAGCCACGACATAGTGCTAAGATTCAACTGCGCTCCCACCGACACCTTTGAGCAGTTCGTCGGCAGTCGGACGGACATTCGGATGATCAACACTCTCGTGCCTTTACGGCACTGCCAGGAGGAGTTCTGGAGCAGGAACAGTACCATGTTCAAACACGGGATTCTGGTCGTCGGAAACATGGACGGAATCAACTTTGGACCGCGTGGCTCGTTAGACATTAGACAGCATATTCGCCAAGCGTTCGACAACTTGGTCAAATACAGCAGGAAGTTCCCGAAGAGGGCCAAGCCTTTTATACAGAGACCTAGGTTCGGACAGGACATCATGGCGGAACTGGCTCGGTTCTGCGTAACTACAGGACTGTGCGACAGGCCAAGGCTGCGGCCAAGTTCGGGCATACTTG gtATCGTAATGATGCTACACCTCTGCGACTGGGTCCACGTGTACGAGCTCGTTCCTTCCAACAAAGACGACTCCAGACTCATGTACTACTTCGACGAGAAGACGATGTGGACTGCTCACGACATGCACTCCTACAGCCAGGAAAGGGTCTACGTCAGGACCTTGTCACTGACTTCCGAAAAAGACATAGAAGACACGGGCGTGGTGCTGTTGAAAGGGTTTTCACAGACTCAATGCGACTGA
- the LOC136443869 gene encoding beta-galactoside alpha-2,6-sialyltransferase 1-like, which yields MVLYVFTCLFSALISPGHSFVTCPKEGKSPEQIMAKTTLLLFAAALCVCVMIYGILMTGVAFNPDKSTHNEQLQLPVLQTATHQQLIAGQPFQTRNAILVGAFRNSSTNHTKMNQHKVEKDSELRREMLCQLKKNVPFSTITRKQMFRDKNSAFLPKESLEKSVHFNSCAVVSSSHALRLHTYGQEIDSHDAVLRFNCAPTHKFEKFVGDRTDFRMINTLIPIRHCREEFWSKNSTLFTHGTLVIRNMDGINSEPRDEDVKKDTYLAFANVMTFRKTYPNRSLPFIHRPKFGQDIATELARFCNTTRLCEKTKFSPSTGLFGVVMMLHLCDWVHVYELVPSRKNNSNLVYYYDETAVRSPQDRHSYYEEQIYVKTLSLTPDKDIDDTGVVLLQGLSQIHCG from the exons ATGGTTCTTTATGTGTTTACCTGCTTGTTTTCAGCTCTTATATCTCCCGGACATTCCTTTGTGACGTGTCCGAAAGAGGGGAAATCACCGGAACAAATCATGGCGAAAACGACACTACTTCTCTTCGCTGCTgcactgtgtgtttgtgtaatgaTCTATGGTATCCTGATGACAGGGGTTGCATTTAATCCTGACAAATCAACGCACAATGAACAACTCCAGCTTCCAGTGCTACAAACCGCCACGCATCAGCAGTTAATCGCTGGACAGCCTTTTCAAACTAGGAACGCCATCTTGGTCGGAGCATTCAGGAACTCTTcaacaaaccacacaaaaatgaaTCAACACAAAGTAGAAAAAGATTCCGAATTACGACGAGAAATGTTGTGTCAGCTGAAGAAGAACGTTCCGTTTTCCACCATCACAAGAAAACAGATGTTCAGAGATAAAAACAGTGCCTTTTTGCCAAAAGAGAGTCTGGAGAAGTCGGTGCACTTTAACTCGTGCGCGGTCGTCAGTAGTAGCCACGCCCTGAGGCTTCACACGTACGGTCAGGAGATAG acAGCCACGATGCCGTTCTGAGATTCAACTGCGCCCCCACGCACAAGTTTGAGAAATTCGTCGGCGACAGGACGGACTTTCGTATGATCAACACACTCATCCCTATCCGACACTGCCGGGAGGAATTCTGGAGTAAGAACAGCACCCTGTTCACACACGGGACACTGGTTATAAGAAACATGGACGGGATAAACTCAGAACCACGCGatgaagacgttaaaaaagacaCCTATCTTGCTTTCGCCAACGTGATGACATTCAGGAAGACGTATCCGAACAGGTCTTTGCCTTTCATACACAGGCCTAAATTTGGGCAGGACATCGCGACGGAATTGGCGCGTTTCTGCAACACTACGAGATTGTGTGAAAAGACAAAGTTCAGTCCAAGTACAGGACTATTTG gtgTGGTGATGATGCTGCATCTCTGCGACTGGGTCCATGTGTACGAGCTTGTTCCCTCCAGAAAGAACAATTCAAATCTCGTCTACTACTACGACGAGACAGCAGTTCGGTCCCCACAAGACCGACACTCTTACTACGAAGAACAGATTTACGTAAAAACGTTGTCACTGACTCCCGATAAAGACATAGACGATACCGGTGTGGTGCTGTTACAAGGACTCTCACAGATTCACTGCGGCTGA